From the Croceicoccus marinus genome, the window GGCGTTCGCTCGATGTCGCCGGCATCTCGACCATGGTCAAAGCTCGGTCGAGCTTACCCATGCGGCGCGGCGCACCGTTCATCCCCCGTTCGTCGCCAATGCTTTGCCCCCGGCTGCGACCGTAATCGTCGTGTCTATTTGCAGAGTTGCAATGCAATGAAAACCCTTGAATTCCGTTAAAATCAAAGTCGAAAGTGCTTACCATCTCCCCTTCCCCAGATCGCTTCGACAAATAGCACTCACCACATCGTCCGCAGAGCGGTGCTGATCACAGATAACGATAGCTGAAAGATTCATCTGGTATGTGATGAACTCACAGCCGCATTTTCTCCGTCCGATCTTGTCGCAGGTCGGGTCCATCGTTCTGCTTAAGCAAACAAAGGAAACCGAATGACGTTAAGCGCGGCCTTGCAGGCCAATATCGAAACCGCCCATGCGGAAGAGGGCATAGCGCTGTATCCAGCCATCTACCGACGCGACGCGCATGGGCGAACCCGCCTCTGGCGGATTGAGCGGGATGGAATTTCCTATCGCGTTCATTCTGGGGTGGTGGATGGTACTCACGCCGTCACGGGATGGACAACAGCGATTGGCAAGCAAAGCCGGACTGATCGCGCGCAGGCCCTCTTCGAAATTGAAAGCGCCTATACGTTTCACCTGCGGCGTGAGTATCACGAGAATGCGGCAGATATCGACACCGCTCGCTTCTTCAAGCCGATGCTGGCCCACAAATACGAAGAATTCGCGCCGGGTTATGCCCAGCCCAAACTTGACGGGATACGTTGCATCGCGCGAGCCGAAGGGCTGTTTACGCGTGAAGGCAGGCCAATAAACGGCGCCCCGCATATCCATCTTCATCTTGCTCCGCTGTTCGAAGCCGATCCGGACCTGATATTGGACGGCGAACTCTACAACCATGCGCTGAAAGACGACTTCAACACGATTGTCAGCATGGTCCGTCGCAAGGTGCCCGATGCCTCCCATCTGGAAAAGTCGTGCGAACTGGTGCAGTTCCACGTCTACGACCTACCCTCATCTCCTGTCGCGTTTGGGGAGCGGATGGACACTGTCACATCGCTCCTGGATAATCTGAAAGCGCCTACGCTAGTGCCGGTCCCGACAGAGCTGATCGACAGCCAGCAAGCCTATGATGCCTTCCACGGCCAATGGATTGAGCAGGGCTATGAAGGATCGATGTGGCGCAGCGACACCGTGTACGAGCAGAAGCGAACCAAGATGCTGCGCAAACGCAAGGACTTTTCGGACGAGGAGTATCCTTGCCTCGAAATTCGGGAAGGAGAAGGTAACTGGGCAGGACTTGCCAAAAGCGTCATATGCCAACTTCCCGATGGACGCACATTCGGAGCTACAATCCGCGGAGACAAAAAGCGAGCGGCCGCGCTACTGCACGAAACTCATCGCGTCGTCACCGTGCGCTATTTCCACCTGACGCCGGACGGGATCCCCCGCTTCCCGGTCGTGACCAAATTCTGGGGTGAAGAACGCGAGATGTAAGGCGATATTGTGCGTAAGAGCGACGGTTGCCTGAGCCAGATCCTGATTGCGCTCGTCGTGTTCGGGCTGCCCTTGTTGGCGTTCGGGATCGAACTGGTGAAATTTGCGAAGGAGGAAACCCTCGGCGCGATAATTTGCACGTCAACAGTCGTTGGGCTCGTATGGCTATATTATCGCCATATCAGCGATGATCGCTGATTTAGCTATTTGGACCATGTCCGTTTCTGTCGCAGTACCTCTCCAACTTCGCTCCACCATTTCAAAAAGGATGCACCGATGCAGTTTTCAGGATTCTGGGTTGCTGGCGACAAGACCAAAGTCGGCGTCACCCCTGCTGTCTTCGACGAAACAGAACTTAGTGAGGCCAGCAACTGGAAGGCCGCGCACCAAAATGAAGATCCCGCATTGCCGCACGGATTTGTCGAATGGGCCGACGCCGTGGCGGACATGGAACGGCGATTAAACGGGAAGATTGGATATCCGATAGAACCAGATCTGTGATCACACGAGATCGGACTGCGTTACATGTCGAACTTAAAGACCCCAATCGAAGTTGTAGTAAAACTTGCCATTCGGCTCGCGATCATAAAATAGCACACCGTACCCATCGGTGTGAAAGTTGAAAATCATGTCATCCTCGAATTTAATAAGAGGATAGGAAATTCCTGCGTCCCAGTTCCAGGGGAAGTAATTTCCGAACAGTTCGATTGTGTCAAAATGAAATCGACACGAGTCAGGCAGACTTACTTTCGCTATTGATTCTGCTCTCTGAACAAAATTCGCATCATATTCGTCCGCGTGGTCCTCACTTCGGATATCAAGAAGGCGATTTACCATCTGATGCAACTGATCTGTGCGTCCGGCTATGCCCGTTATCTGGCGCCCCGCCTCTACCCAAACGGTCCGCTTTGCGGATGTCGCATCCCAGGAATAGACGTTTCGACTGAAGTCAAATTCTGTCAGTGGCCTCGCCAAAGGTGGCGGGGTCAATTGGTCCAGCGTGACAGAATGGCCAGGCAAAACACGCGTTAGGCTGTCACTCCCATCCATCCATACCTGGACCAACCCTTGACCTACGTTGCGGCCGGATTCGGCTGAAAGCCAGTCGAGATCAAGCTGCAGGATAGGCTCAAGATGTAGGCCGTCATTTGACGGCCAAGGAAATTCAGGGCTGGTGTAAAGCGGTCCTGCCACCATCGAACAGGTCCGATCCAATTGTGCTATTGGTCTTAACTCGATAGCAGCTTTCAAAACATAGCGGTGCATGTTGAGCAGGTCCATAACAAAACCGACTGCATCGTCGCTGCTACCGTCTGCGACCATAGAGAGGTCTATTGGGGGCACACCAACCTTGGCGTCAGCGGCCAGTCGCTCCTTGATGTAACAGGTTAATTCGCGAAAGAAGGCTGCATCCGTCTCGTTGCGAGGCTCCATAGTCAGATCAATTGGCATAACAAATCCTAATGGCGCCTGCTATAATACTGGCGGTGGTTGAGATCAGTAATTTACCTGATGCTGATAGGTCTATCTGGAAGTTTCTTCCAAACCGCATTCAATGGTGGAAGGCAACGGTGCGAACCATGAATGATGTGGCTTTTTGAAGATTTATGTTATTCAAAGATCATTGACAGCCCTATCTTGAATTGTTTGATGACTCTCCTCGGACAATTCTCGTAGAATTATGGAGGTCAGATCTCGCTTAAAGAGCTTCTGGGACGAGATGTCGACTGTCGAAACCGCGAGACGCTCGCACCCCTGTGCCAATCCGAATTCGTGCCGTGCTTGTCCCACTGTGCCCGGCACGGAAGGATAAAGCAGCATCAGCCGGTCACAGCGATACAGCCGGGCGTACGCCATCAGCTGGTAGACGTCGGCCTGCTTCACGCCGCGTTTGCGGTCGAACGGATCCGACGCCAACTTCTTCCATTTCGTGTCAATGATAGCGCGCACGCGGCCCGATGATCTCTCGCGCAGCAGGATGTCGGGCTTGGTCTGGAACAGGCTTGGCCTGATATCCTCGCCCTCGCACCAATGACCGAGGCAATATTCGAGACCGCCCTGCGCCACGATCTCGATCCCCGGTTCGCTTAAAGCCTTGCGCAGGCCGGCCGCCACATAGGCCTCGAACAGATCGTTCATGGGGAACAGCAAGGTGATTCCGTCAGCCGCAGCCGCTTGAGTGTGCGTGGTCTGCCATTCGCGCCGCAGGAACAGCTTGGCCATCGCGAACAGGCTGCGCCAGCGGCGATTGCTGCGGTCGATCACCACGCGGTTCCATGGCAGGCTTTTGACCGGCATGTCGGGCACATCGGTCATCATGAATCGCAGTTCGGCCAGCCTGCGCTGTGTTTCCTGATGGCGGGCATGCCGGTGCAGCATCACCGTACAGGCCTTCATCACGCGCATCAGCGGTGTGTCGGCTTCGAGACTGTCGAAGCGGCACGACAGCCGATCGGGACGGACGGCATTGATTGTGAACTGCCGCATCACGTCCAGCCTGCCGCGAAGGGCCGGCAAATCATCCTCGCGTGCGTTGTAGTGTCGGGGCAATCCCCTGCGGGCTTCAGCTAGCAACCGATCGGCAAAAATGCGCACCAGGATATCGAGCAGCGTATGATCCTGCCGCGCCATCGCCGCCGTTTCCCCGGGAGAGATGTCGAGATCGAGCGCGACATCGAGCATGTGCACGAGCCTAGCGCGCACGCTTGCATCGCTCTCGCCATCGCCGGGCTCGATCTTCGGCAGGATTTCCAGCGAGCAGCCCTGCCCCGCCAGTACCCCCACCACCTGACGCGCATGCAGATGCCGGTTCTGTTCGATCAGGATCAGCTGTCCCTCGCTGCCGCCATTTGCATGGCTGCGCGCTGCAGCTAGCAGGCTTTCCGCTTGGGCATGGGTGAAGCCCCCCTCCCCCGTGCCGATGGGAAGCTTCTGCCATTCATGGACGGTGCGATGGGCCACAGGCGCTTACTCTGCCGCTTCCTCGTATTGCGGCTGTTCCTCGCTTTCGTCAGGCAGCGAGCCTTCCAGCAAGCGATCATAGGCATCGGTGAGGAATACGCCCCGCACGGACCAGCTGTCGCGTGGGTCGCCCATGATTCCGGGCGGCGCCTTCAGCGTTGTCTTCTCGAGAAATCCGTCGCCCACGACCGAGGCGATCCGCGACCAATCCTCGAAGAAATATTCCTGCAGCAGGGGAATGACCTTGTCGCGCATCGTGGCATCGATGGCGCGGCGGTCCTTGCCGCCATCACCCATGAAGAATGCATGGCCGATCCGGTGATCGCGATCGATCAGATATTCGATGCGCTGGTTGATGACGGTGAGCACCTGCCGGAGCGAGATGCCATCGGCCGTTGTCAGCAGAGACGGGTCAGGCGCGATCTCCTCGAACTT encodes:
- a CDS encoding McrC family protein — protein: MAHRTVHEWQKLPIGTGEGGFTHAQAESLLAAARSHANGGSEGQLILIEQNRHLHARQVVGVLAGQGCSLEILPKIEPGDGESDASVRARLVHMLDVALDLDISPGETAAMARQDHTLLDILVRIFADRLLAEARRGLPRHYNAREDDLPALRGRLDVMRQFTINAVRPDRLSCRFDSLEADTPLMRVMKACTVMLHRHARHQETQRRLAELRFMMTDVPDMPVKSLPWNRVVIDRSNRRWRSLFAMAKLFLRREWQTTHTQAAAADGITLLFPMNDLFEAYVAAGLRKALSEPGIEIVAQGGLEYCLGHWCEGEDIRPSLFQTKPDILLRERSSGRVRAIIDTKWKKLASDPFDRKRGVKQADVYQLMAYARLYRCDRLMLLYPSVPGTVGQARHEFGLAQGCERLAVSTVDISSQKLFKRDLTSIILRELSEESHQTIQDRAVNDL